In Thunnus thynnus chromosome 4, fThuThy2.1, whole genome shotgun sequence, a genomic segment contains:
- the olfml3b gene encoding olfactomedin-like protein 3A: MRGLVVLVTLACFASAQHQALIDYLERRLLAIEDRISLWHEQTTRYASELRELKQQMVSQLENLDKEKEILRINLDSVGTRVDRVERELDYLETQNGAQPCVDVDDKLIEQQVTLVKEKQKAKYSKLSDCRDMISSIKAMKILKRVGGPKGMWTKDTSRASGKVYIFNGTDEDMVYEFASVQEFSRSLGMSLSKQLKLPSAWKGTGHVVYNNHAYYINQVEGVTVVKYDMKNNSVADSAVFPVQDHVPVYGLTPETAMDLAVDEEGLWAIYATRQNERHISLAKMDANSLDIEQMWDTNCPRENAEAAFVICGTLYVVYNTKHPGRSRVQCVFDVNDMVTNEDAPLVYFPKRYGAHSSLKYNPQEQLLYAWDDGYQILYKLVMKKKLEV, translated from the exons GACCGTATCTCTCTGTGGCATGAGCAGACCACTCGCTACGCCTCAGAGCTGCGGGAGCTGAAGCAGCAGATGGTTTCCCAGCTGGAGAACCtggacaaagagaaagagatactGCGAATTAATCTAGACAGTGTGGGGACTCGGGTGGACCGGGTTGAGCGTGAACTGGACTACTTGGAGACCCAGAACGGGGCTCAGCCATGTGTGGACGTGGACGACAAGTTGATAGAGCAACAGGTGACTCTAGTGAAGGAGAAGCAAAAGGCCAAATATTCAAAACTCTCAG ACTGCAGGGACATGATCTCCAGCATAAAAGCCATGAAGATCTTGAAGCGAGTTGGTGGGCCAAAGGGCATGTGGACCAAAGACACCAGCAGGGCCTCTGGGAAGGTCTACATTTTTAATGGGACAGATGAAGACATGGTCTATGAGTTTGCCTCTGTGCAAGAGTTCAGCCGCTCGTTGGGCATGTCTCTGTCGAAGCAGCTGAAGCTGCCGTCCGCCTGGAAAGGAACAGGGCATGTTGTCTACAACAATCACGCGTATTATATTAATCAGGTTGAAGGGGTGACGGTGGTCAAATATGACATGAAGAACAACTCTGTGGCTGACAGCGCAGTGTTCCCAGTCCAGGACCATGTCCCGGTGTACGGACTGACCCCTGAGACAGCAATGGACTTGGCCGTGGACGAGGAAGGCCTGTGGGCCATTTATGCCACACGGCAGAACGAGAGGCACATCTCTCTGGCTAAAATGGACGCCAACTCACTGGACATTGAGCAGATGTGGGACACAAACTGTCCGAGAGAGAACGCAGAGGCGGCGTTCGTCATCTGCGGCACGCTGTATGTGGTGTACAACACCAAGCACCCCGGTCGTTCACGTGTCCAGTGTGTGTTCGACGTCAACGACATGGTGACCAATGAAGACGCACCGCTGGTTTACTTTCCAAAACGTTATGGAGCTCACTCCAGTCTGAAGTACAACCCACAGGAGCAGCTGCTCTACGCCTGGGATGACGGCTACCAGATTCTGTACAAGCTTGTCATGAAAAAGAAACTAGAGGTTTGA